The nucleotide window CCGGCCGCATCGGCAAGGGCCTGGTCAAAGGCTTCGGCCTCAAGCGGGGCGCCATCGCCTCCTCCGTCTCGCACGACTCCCACAACATCGTGGTCGTCGGCGTCGACGACGGCGACATGTACGCGGCCGCCGTCGAGGTCGTGAAGATGCAGGGCGGCATCGTCGCCGCCCGCGACGGACAGGTCCTCGAGGCCCTGCCGCTGCCCGTGGCCGGGCTCATGTCCGACCGCAGCGCCGACTTCGTGCGCCAGAAGCTCCAGCGCCTCAACGCCGCGGCGCGGACCCTCGGCTGCCGGCTCGACGACCCCTACATGGCGATGTCGTTTCTGACGCTGCCGCCGATTCCCGCGCTCAAGATCACCGACCGTGGACTGATTGACGCTATAGGGTTCAAGGTAGTCCCGTTATTCGTGTGATACTTCCCTAACTCCCCCTCCCTCGGGAGGGGGCAGGGGGAGGGAGAATGAAACATCGCAGGAGAATCGCATGGATTTCCTCGAAACGCGCTTCCAACTGAAGGAGAACGGCACCACCGTCCGCACGGAGCTCGCCGCCGGCCTGACGACCTTCCTCACGATGGGCTACATCCTCTTCGTCCAGCCCCAGGTCCTCTCGGCCGCGGGGATGGACCCCGGCGCGGTCTTCACCGCCACCTGCCTCTCCAGCGCGCTCGGCTGCGCGCTCATGGGGCTCCTCGCGAACTACCCCATCGCCCAGGCCCCGCTCATGGGAGAGAACTTCTTCTTCACCTACGCCGTCGTGCTCGGCATGGGCGTGCCGTGGCAGAGGGCGCTCGGCCTCGTCTTCGTCTCCGGCCTCGTCTTCCTCGCGCTCACCCTGACCCGCATCCGCGAGACCCTCGTCAACTCCGTGCCCGACGCGCTCAAGCACGCCATCGCGGCCGGCATCGGGCTCTTCGTCGCGCTCATCGGCCTCAAGGAGGCCGGCCTCGTCGTCGCCAACGCCCCGACGCTCGTGAAGCTCGGCCCGCTCCACGCGGGACCGGTGCTCCTCGCCCTCTTCGGACTGGCCCTCTCGGCCGCCCTCTTCGTGCGCCGCGTCCGCGGCGCCCTGCTCCTCGGCATGCTCGCCACCTCGGCCCTGGGCTGGGCCTTCGGCTGGCTCCGCTACGGAGGAGTCTTCAGCGCGCCGCCCTCGCTCGCCCCCACCCTCTTCAAACTCGACCTCACGGGCCTCCTCACCCGCGACGGCTTCTCGGTGGTCCTCATCTTCCTGTTCATGACCCTCTTCGACACGCTCGGCACGCTCGTGGGCGTGGGCGTGCAGGCGGGTCTCATGAAGGACGGCAAGCTCCCCCGCGCCCCGAAGGCCCTGCTCTGCGACGCGGTCGCGACGACGACGGGCGCGCTGCTGGGGACCTCGACGGTATCGAGCTACATCGAGAGCGCGACCGGCGTCGCCCAGGGCGGGCGCACCGGGCTCACCGCGCTGACGGTCGCGGCGCTCTTCCTGCTCGCGCTCTTCTTCGCGCCGCTGGTGGGCTTCGTGAGCGGCGCGGTGACGCTGCCCGGCGGGCTCGTCCTGCATCCCGTCACCGCCCCGGCCCTCATCCTCGTCGGCGCGCTCATGCTCGGGATGGTCCGGCGCATCGAGTGGGACGACCCCAGCGAGGGCCTGCCGGCCTTCCTGACGCTCGTCGTCATCCCTTTCACCTTCAACATCGCCGACGGCGTCGCCGCCGGCTTCATCTCCTACCCGGCCCTGAAGGCCGCCGCCGGCAAGGGGAAGGACGTCCCGCCGCTCCTCTGGGGTCTCGCCGCCCTCTTCCTGCTGCGCTACGCGTTCCTGGCGGCATAGGTCCATCAGCCCCGTCCGCACGGGGTCCTTCAGCCCAAGCGCCCCCGGACGCGCGCGTATATAGTATCGGGGATGAAGCGCCTCCTCGTCTTTTCGCTCGCCGCGCTCATGCCCGGCGCCGCCTCGGCCGCCACGGCCGCCCTCCGTTTGCCCCCCTCTTTCGCCGCGCCCGCCTTCGAGGGCTTCGCTCCCGCGGGCCTCGAGTTCGCCGCCTTCGAGATCCCCGACATCGGCGCCGCGCGGGCCGTTCCCCCTCCCCCGGCGACCGTCGACGCCGCCGCCTTCGCCGCCTGGCTCAAGGACTTGCGCAAGGAGGCCGCCGCCCAGGGCGTCCCGGCCGCGACCCTCGACGACGCTTTGAACGCGCTCCAGCCCATCCCGAAGGTCCTCGACCTCGAGAACACCCAGCCCGAGCACACCATCACCTACGAGGAGTACCTGGCCCGCGTCGTCTCCGAGAAGCGCATCGCGCTCGGCCGCGAGAAGCTCGCCCTGCACAAGGACGCGCTCGCCGCCGTCACGGAACGCACCGGAGTCCCCTCCGAGATCATCGTCGCGCTCTGGGGCGTCGAGTCCTACTTCGGCCAGCGCCAGGGCGATTACCCCATCGTCGCGGCGCTCGCCACCCTCGCCTTCGGAGGCAAGCGACCCGCCTTCTATCGCGGAGAGCTGCACCACGCGCTCAAGATCCTCGCCGAGGAAGGGATGCCCTCCGCCGGGCTCAAGGGCTCCTGGGCGGGCGCGATGGGCCAGTGCCAGTTCATGCCCTCGAGCTTCCGCCGCCTCGCCGTCGACGGCAACGGCGACGGCCGGCGGGACATCTGGAACACCCCCGAGGACGTCTTCGCCTCGGCGGGCAACTATCTTCAGAAGGTCGGCTGGAAGGCCGGCGAGCCCTGGAGTCAGCGCGTCCTCCTCCCGCCCGGCTTCGACGCGGGTCTCGCCGACGGGAAGTACCACCCGCTCTCCGAGTGGAAGCTCCTCGGCGTGAAGCCCTGGGAGGCGCAGAGCTTCCCCGAAAAGAACCTGTCCGCGACGCTGATGCTGCCGGGCGGCATCGCGGCGCCCGCCGTGCTCGCCTACCCCAACCTCAAGACCATCCTCAACTGGAACCGCTCCGCCTACTTCGCCACCTCCATCGGCTTCATCGCCGAGCGCGTGGCCGCCCCCTGAGCCGCGACCAGTCCAAGGACCCATTCTCGCATGGGTCTTTCCACCCCGTCTTCCGGAGCATTCCGGCCCAACCGCCTCCGCCCCCTTCCTGTTATCTTAGGAGGGTGATGAGACGACGACGCGTCCCGGCGGCGGTCCTCGCAGCGGCGCTCCTGCTCGCCTGCCCCGGTCTCGCTCCCTATGAGGCCCTGGCCCAGACCGTCGCGGCCGGCGCGGCGCATGCCCCCGTCACCCCGATCGTCCCGGTCGCCGTCGCGCCCCTCGGTCTCAACGGCTCGATGACGACGGGCGCCCTGAAGGCCGCGAACCTCTCCCTTTCGAACATGCCCTCCCTCGGCGCGGTCAACGTCGCCGCGACGGTCCCGAACGCGGTCGTGCCGGCGCAGACGGTCCCCACCGCGAACGCGGCGCTGGGGAACTCCTCGGTGGCGCGCGCGGTCCTGAGCCGCCCGGCCGAGGCCGTCCAGCCCGGCCTCTTCAGCGTTCTGCTGCATGGGGCGCGCGGCGCGGATGCGAAGGGGCAAGCCGCCCCCGAAGCCGCCTTCCTGAAGCCCTCCTCCCAGGACATGGCCTCGGACTCGAGCTCGAAGGGCTGGGGCGGGAACAGCTTCGACGTCCTGGCCTACGGCAAGCAGGCGGCCGGGAAGGTCTCCAGCGCGCTGAGCGTCCCCGTAGGCCGCGCCGCCGGCTGGCTTTCGAAGTCTTCGCTCCGCCCGGCCCTCACGGCCCGCAGAGAGGCCGTGTCCGCGCAGGTCCCCGCGCCCGGAACCTCCGCCCGCCCCTCCATCGTCGAGCGCCTGCGCCCCTACGCCAAGCCCGTCCTCATGACGGCCCTCCTCGTCGGCGCGGCCCTGCTCCTGACCGGCTGCAGCGGCATGCCGGCCATCCCCTTCCTGGAGTCGTTCAGCTTCAAGAGCATGTTCACGATGAAGGCCCTGGCCATCCAGGCGGGCCTCTTCGTCGTCAGCACGATCGTCAAGAAGGTCCTCGCGAAGCGGGCCGAGGAGAAGAAAAAAGCCGCCGCCAAGGCGGAGGCCCTGGCCATGGCCGGGCCGAGCCGGATCCTGGAGGCGGCGGACGTGCAGGCGCTCTCCGCCGCGGACCCCGCGAAGCAGCCGAGGCTCATGCTGTTCAGCTACGACACGGTGGGCTTCCAGGAGATCGCGGCGCGCGACATCGGTCGCTTCGCTCCCCCGGCCTTCGCGCTCTCTCTCGACGAGAAGAACAACATCGTCTACATCGTCCCGACCTTCGCCGCTCCGGAGGCCGCCGCGGCCGCCGAAGCGCCCTCCTCCGCCCCGGCCGCCGCCGAGACGGAGACGACTCCCCCTCCCCAGCCGTAAAAGCGCGGCGTCCCCTCGGAAGGAAGGGCTCCGGTCTCGCGCCGGGTCTTTCCGGCTAGTTTCTGGAAGGCCCGCCGTGAGGCGGGAGCGTCGTGCGGCAGGCCGCGAGCCAGCGGCCGCTGCCCAGCGCGTGCAGGTTCTCGAAGAGCTTCTCCGGCCGTATGGGCTTGAAGAGGGTCTTCACGTGGGGGTCGTCGTTGGGGAGCATCGGCAGCGCGGTCTCCGGCGCCATCCCCGTGAGGAAGAGGATCGGAAGGTCCTTGGGATGGTGCGCGCCATGACGGATGTGGCGATAGACGTCCACGCCGCTGCCGTAGCTCCCGAGCGCGATGTCGAGCACGAGTCCGCCCACGCTCAGCGTGGACGCCTGCACGATGGCCTGCGCCGCGTCGCCGCAGGAGGTGGCGCGCAGGCCGCGGCTCTCGAGGAAGTCGCAGATGAGGCCGGCGAGGACGGGGTCGTCATCGACGACGAGGATGTAGCTCCGCATGAGCCGATTGTAGCAGACCCTCCGGCCGCCGTTCATTGACCGATGTCAATGAACGGATGTTCAGTGGGCCCGCTGCGCGCGTAGGCCCCTGGCCCCTCGATCTAGAAGCGCTCCCAGAGCTTCTTGGCGAGCGCGGAGGACTTGGCGGCGAGCTCTTCCTCGTCGACATCGAGCTTGAGCTTCCGGTTCTCCATGAGCACCTTGCCGTCGGCGATCGTGGTGTCCACGAAGCTCTGGGTCAGCCCGAAGCCGAAGTGCCCGAGGAAGTTGTCCGCGCCGAAGGGCGTGGGCGGGTGGTAGTCGACGAGGACGATGTCCGCCGCCGCGCCCTCCTTGAGGACGCCCAGCGGCACGCCCCAGTAGCGGTTCGCGATCTCGGCGTTCTTGAAGAGCAGGGTGCTCAGCATCTCGACGAAGCCGCAGCTGGGGTTGTCCT belongs to Elusimicrobiota bacterium and includes:
- a CDS encoding NCS2 family permease, whose amino-acid sequence is MDFLETRFQLKENGTTVRTELAAGLTTFLTMGYILFVQPQVLSAAGMDPGAVFTATCLSSALGCALMGLLANYPIAQAPLMGENFFFTYAVVLGMGVPWQRALGLVFVSGLVFLALTLTRIRETLVNSVPDALKHAIAAGIGLFVALIGLKEAGLVVANAPTLVKLGPLHAGPVLLALFGLALSAALFVRRVRGALLLGMLATSALGWAFGWLRYGGVFSAPPSLAPTLFKLDLTGLLTRDGFSVVLIFLFMTLFDTLGTLVGVGVQAGLMKDGKLPRAPKALLCDAVATTTGALLGTSTVSSYIESATGVAQGGRTGLTALTVAALFLLALFFAPLVGFVSGAVTLPGGLVLHPVTAPALILVGALMLGMVRRIEWDDPSEGLPAFLTLVVIPFTFNIADGVAAGFISYPALKAAAGKGKDVPPLLWGLAALFLLRYAFLAA
- a CDS encoding lytic murein transglycosylase → MKRLLVFSLAALMPGAASAATAALRLPPSFAAPAFEGFAPAGLEFAAFEIPDIGAARAVPPPPATVDAAAFAAWLKDLRKEAAAQGVPAATLDDALNALQPIPKVLDLENTQPEHTITYEEYLARVVSEKRIALGREKLALHKDALAAVTERTGVPSEIIVALWGVESYFGQRQGDYPIVAALATLAFGGKRPAFYRGELHHALKILAEEGMPSAGLKGSWAGAMGQCQFMPSSFRRLAVDGNGDGRRDIWNTPEDVFASAGNYLQKVGWKAGEPWSQRVLLPPGFDAGLADGKYHPLSEWKLLGVKPWEAQSFPEKNLSATLMLPGGIAAPAVLAYPNLKTILNWNRSAYFATSIGFIAERVAAP
- a CDS encoding response regulator yields the protein MRSYILVVDDDPVLAGLICDFLESRGLRATSCGDAAQAIVQASTLSVGGLVLDIALGSYGSGVDVYRHIRHGAHHPKDLPILFLTGMAPETALPMLPNDDPHVKTLFKPIRPEKLFENLHALGSGRWLAACRTTLPPHGGPSRN